The following proteins are co-located in the Blattabacterium sp. (Blatta orientalis) str. Tarazona genome:
- the rplS gene encoding 50S ribosomal protein L19, translated as MSNKNCVNYIEEKCIQKNDLPPFSSGDTITVFLKLEKEKKKIQSFKGVVIKKQGKGLTKTFTVRKMSGEIGIERIFIFNQPNIQNIVINKKGKVRRSKIYYFRFLRGKRQE; from the coding sequence ATGTCAAATAAAAATTGTGTGAATTATATAGAAGAAAAATGTATTCAAAAGAATGATCTTCCTCCATTTAGTTCTGGAGATACTATCACTGTTTTTTTGAAATTAGAGAAGGAGAAAAAAAAGATTCAATCTTTTAAAGGAGTAGTTATTAAGAAACAAGGAAAAGGATTAACAAAAACTTTCACTGTTCGTAAAATGAGCGGAGAAATAGGAATAGAACGTATATTTATTTTCAATCAACCTAATATACAAAATATTGTGATAAATAAAAAAGGAAAAGTACGTAGATCAAAAATTTATTATTTCAGATTTCTTCGAGGAAAAAGGCAAGAGTGA
- a CDS encoding ABC transporter permease, with protein sequence MNFEWFFPENNWKDCRKKKILRTIVLVTQSTIVFSVIISILTFSVGFGFKKVINQKFLNIQGPIIVVNNPKKETCFLSLEKKTYFFNSVNFVYPFSEKEVIVCKNGGKKNVDRFVFKGISKDYNPVFFKNFLVSGSKKNLFSRSEILLSKKIYNLLKLNKGSSILIGFISIKNGKPFVFYKKFYVCGLYDTGIPEFDNVYLIGDMKHIQSINGWKENFVEGFEIFISSLDFKRMESIKKEIDRKYSDKFLVKTIYNQYNQDIIEWLNVFNVNVFVIIFVVIIAIIFNIIVFSLILLLERMKTIGILKTLGARNKIIHKIFLYYIMHILIPPLIIGNSIGFLFLILQKEFRFISLNQTQYYVDVVPVYLNINHFLCVNISIILICFFPFFFLFYLLLVKFLLLK encoded by the coding sequence TTGAATTTTGAATGGTTTTTTCCAGAAAACAATTGGAAAGATTGTAGAAAAAAGAAAATATTACGCACTATAGTTTTAGTGACACAATCTACTATAGTATTTAGTGTAATTATAAGTATTTTAACTTTTTCTGTAGGTTTTGGGTTTAAAAAAGTAATCAACCAGAAATTCTTAAATATTCAAGGTCCAATTATTGTTGTAAATAATCCGAAAAAAGAGACCTGTTTTCTTTCTTTAGAAAAGAAAACTTATTTTTTTAATTCCGTTAATTTTGTTTATCCTTTTTCTGAAAAAGAAGTCATAGTATGTAAAAATGGGGGAAAAAAAAATGTGGATAGATTTGTTTTCAAAGGGATATCCAAAGATTATAATCCTGTTTTTTTTAAAAATTTTTTGGTATCAGGGTCAAAAAAAAATTTGTTTTCTCGTTCTGAAATTCTTTTATCCAAAAAAATTTATAATTTATTGAAATTAAACAAAGGATCCTCTATTTTAATAGGTTTTATTTCCATAAAAAATGGGAAACCTTTTGTTTTTTATAAAAAATTTTATGTATGTGGTTTATACGATACAGGAATTCCTGAATTTGATAATGTTTATCTGATTGGCGATATGAAACATATACAGAGTATTAACGGATGGAAAGAAAATTTTGTAGAAGGATTTGAAATTTTTATATCTTCTCTTGATTTTAAGAGGATGGAATCTATAAAGAAAGAAATAGATCGAAAATATTCTGATAAATTTCTAGTTAAAACTATATACAATCAATATAATCAAGATATTATAGAATGGTTAAATGTTTTTAATGTTAATGTTTTTGTTATTATTTTTGTTGTCATTATAGCTATTATATTTAATATAATTGTATTTTCTCTAATACTCCTTTTAGAAAGAATGAAAACTATAGGAATTTTAAAAACTTTAGGAGCTAGAAACAAAATTATACATAAAATATTTTTATATTATATTATGCATATTTTAATACCTCCGTTAATAATAGGAAATAGTATTGGTTTTTTATTTTTAATACTGCAAAAAGAATTTAGATTTATATCATTAAATCAAACACAATATTATGTTGATGTTGTTCCTGTTTATTTAAATATAAATCACTTTTTATGTGTTAATATATCTATTATATTAATATGTTTTTTTCCGTTTTTTTTCCTTTTTTATTTATTATTAGTAAAATTCCTCCTATTAAAGTGA
- the glmM gene encoding phosphoglucosamine mutase: protein MTLVRSSSGIRGTLGGKKGEGFSPLEIIKFSAGYVSWMKRKYKYKNKYLVVLGRDGRMTSSIFQRFLVITFQSLGINVIDIGLSTTPTVGIAVMNEKADGGVMLTASHNQKNWNGLKMFNSQGEFLSEKDFQKVFHIVEKEYFYFASFNKLGTHRYKKNYIHKHIDTILSLPLVDKEIIKEARFKIVVDGINSTGGIAVPILLKCLGVKVIKMYCDPHGDFIHNPEPIEKNLKEICKKVPEMRADLGISVDPDVDRVVFICENGDFFGEEYTLVSIADYLLGNKIGPIVSTSSSSHALKYLSMNKGAPYYSTSVGEVHVVKKMKEVQAIIGGEGNGGVIYPDLRYGRDALVGIALFLTHVAKLSKISLTKLKKRYPNYFMSKSKIRLSSNQKIGEILEKIKDKYKGKNMDLEDGIKIYLLNNEWIHVRKSNTENILRLHIESSSKKEQIF from the coding sequence TTGACACTTGTAAGATCTTCATCTGGAATAAGAGGTACACTGGGAGGGAAAAAAGGGGAAGGTTTTTCTCCTCTAGAGATTATCAAATTTTCAGCAGGATATGTTTCCTGGATGAAAAGGAAATATAAGTATAAAAATAAATATTTAGTAGTATTAGGCAGAGATGGACGTATGACTTCTTCCATTTTTCAACGATTTTTGGTTATAACTTTTCAGAGTCTTGGAATAAATGTCATTGACATTGGTTTATCTACAACCCCTACTGTTGGTATAGCCGTTATGAATGAAAAAGCAGATGGAGGTGTAATGTTAACAGCTAGCCATAATCAAAAAAATTGGAATGGATTAAAGATGTTTAATTCCCAAGGGGAATTTTTGTCTGAAAAAGACTTTCAAAAAGTATTTCATATAGTGGAAAAGGAGTATTTCTATTTTGCTTCTTTTAATAAATTAGGTACTCATCGGTATAAAAAAAATTATATTCATAAACATATAGATACTATTCTTTCTTTACCATTGGTAGATAAAGAGATTATTAAAGAAGCTAGATTTAAAATTGTTGTAGATGGAATTAATTCTACTGGAGGAATAGCAGTGCCTATTCTTTTAAAATGTTTGGGAGTAAAAGTAATAAAAATGTATTGTGATCCTCATGGAGATTTTATTCACAATCCTGAACCCATTGAGAAGAATCTAAAAGAAATTTGTAAAAAAGTACCAGAAATGAGAGCAGATTTAGGAATATCTGTAGATCCAGATGTAGATAGAGTGGTATTTATTTGTGAAAATGGAGACTTTTTTGGAGAAGAATATACTTTGGTATCAATTGCAGATTATCTATTAGGAAATAAAATAGGACCTATTGTTTCTACTTCATCTTCTTCTCATGCCTTAAAATACTTATCTATGAATAAAGGAGCTCCCTATTATTCTACTTCTGTAGGAGAAGTGCATGTTGTGAAAAAAATGAAAGAAGTTCAGGCTATTATTGGAGGAGAAGGCAATGGTGGGGTTATTTACCCAGACTTACGTTATGGAAGAGATGCTTTGGTAGGTATTGCTTTATTTTTAACTCATGTAGCTAAACTTTCTAAAATATCGTTAACTAAATTAAAAAAAAGATATCCTAATTACTTTATGTCTAAAAGTAAAATTCGATTATCTTCTAATCAAAAAATTGGAGAAATCCTAGAAAAAATAAAAGATAAATATAAAGGAAAGAATATGGATCTTGAAGATGGAATTAAGATTTATTTGCTAAATAATGAATGGATCCATGTAAGAAAATCTAATACAGAAAATATTCTTCGGTTACATATAGAAAGTTCCTCAAAAAAAGAACAAATTTTTTGA
- the guaB gene encoding IMP dehydrogenase, which produces MSLNKKILKEALTFDDVLLVPSFSSILPSEVSLKTSLTFDITLNIPILSAAMDTVTESSLAISIAREGGMGIIHKNMNIKNQSEEVYKVKRSESGMIDDPITLSRKSTLREAQYLMKRYHISGLPVIEKDHTLVGIITNRDIKYRMDLDSLVEDVMTKEKLITSKKNITLEEAKNILLKERIEKLPIVDDLKKLVGLITIRDIDNLIEHPNACKDSKGRLRVGAAVGIEKNTLDRVASLVKVGVDLISIDSAHGHSLSVLKMIKSIRTSFPEVVLIAGNIVTMEAAKDLIDAGSTILKVGIGSGSICTTRVIAGVGMPQITAIQDVYEYAKKRNVNVISDGGIRYSGDVVKAIAAGASSVMIGSLFAGTDEAPGEEIIFQGRKFKTYVGMGSLVAMKRGSKDRYFQFKEKYVPEGIEAKVPYKGKMKDVLYQICGGLRSGMGYCGVSTIPELMKMGKFVTITNSGLKENHPHSVSITKESPNYFNYKKIGE; this is translated from the coding sequence ATGTCTTTAAATAAAAAAATTTTAAAGGAAGCATTAACCTTTGATGATGTATTACTTGTTCCCTCTTTCTCTTCTATTCTTCCATCAGAAGTATCTCTTAAAACTTCCTTAACATTTGATATAACTCTTAATATCCCCATATTAAGCGCTGCTATGGATACAGTTACGGAATCTTCTCTAGCTATATCCATAGCTAGAGAAGGCGGAATGGGGATTATTCACAAAAACATGAATATAAAAAACCAATCGGAAGAGGTTTACAAAGTAAAAAGAAGTGAAAGTGGAATGATTGATGATCCCATTACACTATCCAGAAAATCAACACTTAGAGAGGCTCAATATCTTATGAAGAGGTATCATATATCTGGACTTCCCGTAATTGAAAAAGATCATACTTTAGTAGGGATTATAACTAACAGAGATATTAAATATCGCATGGATTTAGATTCTTTGGTTGAAGATGTAATGACCAAAGAAAAATTAATTACTTCTAAAAAGAACATAACTTTAGAAGAGGCAAAAAATATTCTTTTGAAAGAAAGAATAGAAAAACTACCTATTGTAGATGATTTGAAAAAATTGGTAGGTTTAATTACTATTAGAGATATAGATAATTTGATAGAACATCCAAATGCTTGCAAAGATTCTAAAGGCCGTTTACGTGTGGGAGCAGCTGTAGGCATAGAAAAAAATACTTTGGATCGAGTAGCCTCTTTAGTAAAAGTAGGAGTAGATCTTATTTCTATAGATTCGGCTCATGGTCATTCTCTCAGTGTATTAAAAATGATAAAATCCATCAGAACTTCTTTTCCTGAAGTAGTTTTAATAGCTGGAAATATAGTTACTATGGAAGCTGCTAAAGATTTAATAGATGCTGGTTCTACTATTTTGAAAGTGGGAATTGGCTCCGGATCTATTTGTACAACAAGAGTCATTGCTGGAGTAGGAATGCCTCAAATAACTGCTATACAAGATGTTTATGAATATGCAAAAAAAAGAAATGTAAATGTAATTTCGGATGGAGGAATCAGATATTCTGGAGACGTAGTAAAAGCTATTGCTGCTGGAGCTAGTTCTGTAATGATTGGAAGTCTATTTGCAGGAACTGATGAAGCTCCAGGTGAAGAAATAATTTTTCAGGGGAGAAAGTTCAAAACTTATGTAGGGATGGGGTCCTTAGTAGCTATGAAAAGAGGAAGTAAAGACCGATATTTTCAATTTAAAGAAAAATATGTTCCAGAAGGAATAGAAGCAAAAGTTCCTTATAAAGGAAAAATGAAAGATGTTCTCTATCAAATTTGTGGAGGATTGCGTTCTGGAATGGGATATTGTGGAGTTTCTACTATTCCAGAATTAATGAAAATGGGAAAATTTGTAACAATCACTAACTCTGGATTAAAAGAAAATCACCCACATAGTGTAAGTATTACAAAAGAATCTCCAAATTATTTCAATTATAAAAAAATAGGCGAATAG
- the dnaB gene encoding replicative DNA helicase yields the protein MKKMSHLIQEEESILRPSPDFMKNGKIPPQALDLEEAIIGSVMIDKKGLDEIIDILVPEVFYKKEHQEIFRSIQQLYQDSKPVDIYTVSNQLRKNGKLEKSGGEFYLIELTQKVVSSAHIEYHSRIVQQKFILRKLISISSNIIEHCYEDSTDVFELLDKAESKLFEINQKYLRTKKYETTQYLIRKAIDRIKEVENNKEGLSGIPSGFQKLDKVTSGWQNSDLIILASRPGMGKTTFMLSMVRNIVIEQKVPVVIFSLEMSSIQLITRLISSETGISSEKLKSASLSDLDWKRLFYKTKKLKNAPLFIDDTPSLSIFNLRAKCRRLISQHGVKLVMIDYMQLMGISDSGSKFRNREQEISIISRSLKSLAKELDIPIIALSQLSRAVEIRGGSKRPLLSDLRESGAIEQDADIVLFIYRPEYYGFNTWDTEEKDSCIGQAEIIIAKHRNGCLDRFRLKFVSDQAKFVNFEKKENYSLIWEEDYQKNVLEKEKNFNYNKESLKDEDDFSF from the coding sequence ATGAAAAAAATGAGTCATCTGATCCAAGAGGAAGAGAGTATACTTCGTCCTAGTCCTGATTTTATGAAAAATGGAAAAATACCTCCTCAAGCATTGGATTTAGAGGAGGCGATTATAGGTTCTGTTATGATTGATAAAAAGGGATTAGATGAGATTATAGATATTCTTGTTCCAGAAGTCTTTTATAAAAAAGAACATCAAGAAATATTTCGTTCAATACAACAATTATATCAGGATTCTAAACCAGTAGATATTTATACTGTATCTAATCAACTTCGTAAAAATGGAAAACTTGAAAAATCAGGAGGAGAGTTCTATCTAATAGAATTAACACAGAAAGTTGTTTCATCTGCTCACATAGAATATCATAGTCGGATTGTCCAACAAAAATTTATTCTAAGAAAATTGATTAGCATCTCTTCAAATATTATAGAACATTGTTATGAAGATAGTACAGATGTTTTCGAACTTTTAGATAAAGCAGAATCTAAACTTTTTGAGATAAATCAAAAATATTTGAGAACAAAAAAGTATGAGACTACTCAATATCTTATAAGAAAGGCTATTGATAGGATAAAAGAAGTAGAAAATAATAAAGAAGGTTTGAGTGGTATTCCATCTGGGTTTCAAAAATTAGATAAAGTTACTTCTGGATGGCAAAATTCAGATTTGATAATACTTGCTTCTAGACCTGGAATGGGAAAAACAACTTTTATGTTATCTATGGTTAGAAATATTGTTATTGAACAAAAGGTTCCTGTGGTGATTTTTTCATTGGAAATGTCTTCTATTCAATTAATAACGAGATTAATTTCCTCAGAAACTGGAATTTCTTCCGAAAAACTTAAAAGTGCTAGTCTTTCTGATTTAGATTGGAAACGTTTGTTTTATAAAACTAAAAAATTAAAAAATGCTCCACTTTTTATAGATGATACTCCATCTTTATCTATATTTAATTTGCGCGCAAAATGTCGTCGTTTAATTTCTCAACATGGAGTAAAATTAGTGATGATAGATTATATGCAATTAATGGGAATTAGCGATTCTGGTTCAAAATTTAGAAATAGAGAACAAGAAATATCCATAATCTCTCGTAGTTTAAAATCTCTTGCTAAAGAATTAGACATTCCTATCATAGCCTTATCACAGTTGTCTAGAGCAGTGGAAATAAGAGGGGGGAGTAAAAGGCCATTGCTATCTGATTTGCGTGAATCCGGAGCTATTGAACAAGATGCAGATATCGTTTTATTTATTTATAGACCTGAATATTATGGATTTAATACTTGGGATACAGAGGAGAAGGATTCTTGCATAGGTCAAGCAGAAATAATTATAGCTAAACATAGAAATGGATGTTTGGATCGGTTTCGTTTAAAGTTTGTAAGTGATCAAGCAAAATTTGTAAATTTTGAAAAAAAGGAAAATTATTCTTTAATATGGGAGGAAGATTATCAAAAAAATGTTTTGGAAAAAGAAAAAAATTTTAATTATAATAAGGAATCTTTGAAAGATGAGGATGATTTTTCATTTTAA
- a CDS encoding acetyl-CoA carboxylase carboxyltransferase subunit alpha produces the protein MEYLDFEKPIQEIQDQYINCLMIEKKSGVDMKEVCNQLQHKLEKTIKQLHSRLTPWQRVQLSRHPNRPYTLDYILSITKKESFIELHGDRHIGDDKAMIGGFGKIENQTFMFIGTQKGKNTKDRQYRRFGMPNPEGYRKALRLMKLSEKFRKPIVTFIDTPGAFPGIEAEERGQGEAIGKNIYEMMCLRVPIIVLIIGEGASGGALGIGIGDKVSMMENSWYSVISPESCSTILWGNWKNKEKSAEALKLTAEDMHKLNLIDDVIKEPLGGAHFCPEQAYKTIKTKIIKYYKELSCIDIEELIRTRKNKYISIGVFND, from the coding sequence ATGGAATATTTAGATTTTGAAAAACCTATACAAGAAATTCAGGATCAATACATTAATTGTTTGATGATAGAAAAAAAGAGTGGAGTGGATATGAAAGAAGTCTGTAATCAGTTGCAACATAAGTTAGAAAAAACTATCAAACAACTACATAGTCGATTAACTCCTTGGCAAAGAGTGCAACTGTCTCGTCACCCTAATAGACCTTATACTTTAGATTATATATTATCTATTACAAAAAAAGAGTCTTTTATTGAATTGCATGGAGATCGTCATATTGGAGACGATAAGGCTATGATAGGGGGATTTGGTAAAATAGAAAATCAGACTTTTATGTTTATAGGAACACAAAAAGGAAAAAATACGAAAGATAGACAATACAGAAGATTTGGGATGCCTAATCCTGAAGGATATAGAAAAGCGCTGCGTCTTATGAAATTATCGGAAAAATTCCGCAAACCTATTGTAACATTTATAGACACTCCAGGAGCTTTTCCTGGAATAGAAGCAGAAGAAAGAGGTCAAGGAGAAGCTATTGGAAAAAATATTTATGAAATGATGTGCCTAAGAGTTCCTATTATTGTTCTAATTATAGGAGAAGGAGCTAGTGGTGGTGCCTTGGGAATAGGAATAGGAGATAAAGTTTCTATGATGGAGAATTCATGGTATTCTGTTATCTCTCCTGAGAGTTGTTCTACAATACTTTGGGGGAATTGGAAGAATAAGGAAAAATCTGCAGAAGCATTGAAACTCACAGCAGAAGATATGCATAAATTAAATCTTATAGATGATGTGATAAAAGAACCCTTAGGAGGAGCGCATTTTTGTCCAGAACAAGCTTATAAAACTATAAAAACAAAAATAATAAAATACTATAAAGAATTATCTTGTATTGATATAGAAGAACTTATCAGAACTAGAAAAAATAAGTATATTTCCATAGGGGTTTTTAATGATTAG
- the mutS gene encoding DNA mismatch repair protein MutS produces MNKKKNSNSQKEETPLFKQYNDIKAKYPDTILLFQVGDFYETFGEDAIKCSKILDIVLTRRSNNHKNTHLAGFPYHSLNNYLPRLIRSGHRVAICDQLEEPKKGKNIVNRGVIELVTPGIAIDENILQTKSNNFLASIHADKKYLGLSFLDISTGEFFIVEDTKENLLHYLKHFNPSEIIFQRKEKKYFDELFKNKYYTFLMEDWMFNYPFAYEKLISHFQTNSLKGFGIEDLKLGIIASGIILSYLYDTQHYKIKHISNIKRIKKEEHMWIDDFTFQNLEIFHGLNKQGVSLIDIIDQTLTPMGSRLLKHWIYFPLINVPSIQRRHQIVEELFSNISIRDFIQKKLKEISDIERMISKMAIGRISPREIITLHKSLTAIYEIKKILLSQKSKILLELGNSFQNCHIISKKITETIHPDPPNHIEKGNVIVKGFSQELDKIRFLYFSKKEYLEKLRSIEQSNTGIPNLKIGYNNIFGYFFEVKNTKKHKVPSHWIRKQTLTNSERYTTEKLKNYELQILNSEQKIFSLEKEIFHNLINKLLKYIKPLQENAKIIAKLDVLCSFSISALENNYVKPKINHSFELCIKKGRHPVIERQFISKISYIPNDLFLNKTDQQIMIITGPNMSGKSAILRQTAIIILMAHIGSFVPAQYAKMGLVDKIFSRVGASDNISLGESTFMVEMNETANILNNLSKRSFIILDEIGRGTSTYDGISIAWSIVEFLHENSFRPLTLFATHYHELNKMSSFFKRIKNYHISVKKINENIIFMRTLIDGGSEHSFGIHVAKISGMPTRVIHRAKEILKTLDKKNQVFQENPKILFKKKAFFILKKDYELFP; encoded by the coding sequence ATGAATAAAAAAAAGAATTCTAATTCTCAAAAGGAAGAAACTCCATTATTCAAACAATATAATGATATAAAAGCTAAATATCCAGATACTATATTATTATTTCAGGTAGGAGATTTTTATGAAACTTTTGGAGAAGATGCCATCAAGTGTTCTAAAATATTAGATATAGTTTTAACTAGAAGATCAAATAATCACAAAAATACTCATTTAGCTGGTTTTCCTTATCACTCTTTAAATAATTATTTACCAAGACTAATACGATCAGGACATCGTGTTGCTATTTGTGATCAATTAGAAGAACCAAAAAAAGGAAAAAATATTGTTAATAGAGGAGTTATAGAACTAGTAACTCCGGGAATAGCTATAGACGAAAATATTTTACAAACTAAATCCAATAATTTCTTAGCCTCTATTCATGCAGATAAAAAATACTTAGGATTAAGTTTTTTAGATATTTCTACAGGAGAATTTTTTATAGTAGAAGATACTAAAGAAAATCTTCTACACTATTTAAAACATTTTAATCCAAGTGAAATTATTTTTCAGAGAAAAGAAAAAAAGTATTTTGATGAATTATTTAAAAACAAGTATTATACCTTTCTTATGGAAGATTGGATGTTCAATTACCCATTTGCATATGAAAAATTAATATCCCATTTTCAAACAAATTCTTTAAAAGGATTTGGAATTGAAGATCTAAAATTAGGAATTATAGCATCCGGAATTATATTAAGCTATTTATATGATACACAGCATTATAAAATAAAACATATTTCTAACATAAAAAGGATTAAAAAAGAAGAACACATGTGGATTGATGATTTTACTTTCCAAAACTTGGAAATATTTCATGGTCTGAATAAACAAGGAGTGTCCTTAATTGATATCATAGATCAGACATTAACTCCTATGGGAAGTAGATTACTAAAACATTGGATTTATTTTCCATTAATCAATGTCCCTTCCATACAAAGACGTCACCAAATTGTAGAAGAATTATTTTCGAATATTTCAATTCGTGATTTTATCCAAAAAAAACTTAAAGAAATCTCTGATATAGAACGAATGATTTCAAAAATGGCTATTGGAAGAATTTCTCCACGTGAAATCATTACATTACATAAATCTTTGACAGCTATTTATGAGATAAAAAAAATTTTGTTATCCCAAAAATCTAAAATTCTTTTAGAACTAGGAAATAGCTTTCAAAATTGTCATATAATATCTAAAAAAATTACAGAAACTATCCATCCGGATCCTCCAAATCATATTGAAAAAGGAAATGTAATTGTAAAAGGATTTTCTCAAGAATTAGACAAAATTCGTTTTCTATATTTTTCCAAAAAAGAATATCTGGAAAAACTCCGTTCTATTGAACAATCAAATACAGGAATTCCCAATTTAAAAATTGGTTATAATAACATTTTTGGATATTTTTTTGAAGTGAAAAACACAAAAAAACACAAAGTTCCATCTCATTGGATACGAAAGCAAACATTAACTAACTCAGAAAGATATACTACTGAAAAATTAAAAAATTATGAGTTGCAAATTTTAAATTCCGAACAAAAAATATTCTCTCTTGAAAAAGAAATTTTCCATAATCTGATCAACAAACTATTAAAATATATAAAACCTTTACAGGAAAATGCGAAAATAATTGCAAAACTAGATGTTTTATGTTCATTTTCTATTTCTGCATTAGAAAATAATTATGTAAAACCAAAAATAAATCATTCTTTTGAACTATGTATAAAAAAAGGAAGACATCCGGTAATCGAAAGACAATTCATTTCTAAAATCTCTTATATTCCTAATGATCTGTTTTTAAATAAAACAGATCAACAAATTATGATTATAACAGGACCAAATATGTCAGGGAAATCAGCTATTTTACGTCAAACAGCTATCATTATATTAATGGCGCATATTGGAAGTTTCGTTCCTGCTCAATATGCAAAAATGGGTTTAGTAGATAAAATATTTAGCAGAGTTGGAGCTTCCGATAATATTTCTTTAGGGGAATCCACTTTCATGGTAGAAATGAATGAAACTGCTAACATATTAAACAATCTTTCTAAAAGAAGTTTTATTATTTTAGATGAAATTGGACGAGGAACTAGTACATATGATGGAATATCCATTGCTTGGTCTATTGTAGAATTTTTACATGAAAACTCTTTTAGACCTTTAACTTTGTTCGCCACTCATTATCATGAATTAAACAAAATGAGTTCTTTTTTCAAAAGAATTAAAAATTACCACATTTCTGTAAAAAAAATTAATGAAAATATTATTTTTATGCGAACATTGATTGATGGAGGCAGCGAACATAGTTTTGGAATTCATGTAGCAAAAATTTCAGGAATGCCCACAAGAGTAATCCACAGAGCAAAAGAAATATTAAAAACGTTAGATAAAAAAAATCAAGTCTTCCAAGAAAATCCTAAAATTTTATTCAAAAAAAAAGCCTTTTTTATCCTAAAAAAGGATTATGAATTATTTCCTTAA